Proteins encoded by one window of Anderseniella sp. Alg231-50:
- a CDS encoding dimethylsulfonioproprionate lyase family protein: protein MTSHVHDTAQWLIRAIRSTLQANNAGEDGVDEALARLAQQDTSATALTTPSPRRLPACRFLPDVVASTLLVAPDVAASLAAVEEDLHWAQNPNYSNEAMGQPHYMDNYAYAEIIGPNGAYPGDDFLLGLFLLGPGLNYPNHSHPAPELYWVLSGMSDWRMRDEEFSPREPGETIWHEPYVPHATNVGMHPLLCAYVWTKDVKQRALLV from the coding sequence ATGACATCGCATGTCCACGACACGGCACAATGGCTGATCCGCGCAATCAGGTCGACCTTGCAGGCAAACAATGCCGGTGAAGACGGTGTTGACGAGGCTCTGGCGCGCCTGGCTCAGCAGGATACATCTGCAACAGCACTGACAACCCCTTCGCCGAGGCGCTTGCCGGCCTGCCGGTTTCTGCCGGATGTGGTCGCTTCGACCTTATTGGTCGCGCCGGATGTGGCCGCATCGCTGGCAGCGGTTGAGGAAGACCTGCACTGGGCCCAGAACCCCAACTACTCGAACGAAGCCATGGGCCAGCCCCATTACATGGACAATTACGCCTATGCCGAGATCATCGGGCCGAACGGTGCTTATCCGGGTGATGATTTTCTGCTGGGACTGTTCCTGCTGGGCCCTGGCCTGAATTACCCCAACCATTCGCATCCGGCCCCGGAGTTGTACTGGGTATTGTCGGGCATGAGCGACTGGCGGATGCGCGACGAGGAGTTTTCCCCGCGCGAACCGGGCGAAACCATCTGGCACGAGCCCTATGTCCCGCACGCCACCAATGTCGGGATGCACCCGTTGTTGTGTGCATATGTGTGGACGAAGGATGTGAAGCAGCGCGCCCTTCTGGTTTAG
- a CDS encoding MmgE/PrpD family protein, translated as MDAIDFVLGLEASRIPATARHHATRTLIDTLGVAAAATQTDNSRILRDFASTAFGAPGKAARLLFDGRAVSLPGAGFANSGSIDSLDAHDGQKSTKGHMGVVVIPALFAFAEGEIPVSGREFMTRLVIGYEIATRAGLALHASVSDYHTSGAWNAVAAAAIGARALKLDADWTRHALGIAEYNGPRSQMMRCIDHPTMVKDGATWGGFTGIAAAQLAQLGHTGAPAVTMENPDLASYWNDLGGRWYVSDQYVKLYPVCRWAQPAIAAALSLSDRFDVADISSIHIETFHQAKRLPLAEPENTEQAQYSIKFPVAAALVRGRIGVAEVTGPALQDPDILRLANMIEVTEDDEANAAFPADRLARVRISLADGRTHESAMMKAVGDPENPISDGDLHAKFTSLAAPVLGERRAARLLETCNGLWEADTASDLVEQAMQPISD; from the coding sequence ATGGACGCAATCGACTTCGTACTGGGCCTTGAGGCATCTCGCATCCCGGCAACCGCACGTCATCACGCCACCCGAACCCTGATCGACACGCTGGGAGTGGCAGCCGCGGCAACACAAACGGACAATTCACGTATTTTGCGTGACTTTGCCAGCACGGCTTTCGGCGCACCGGGCAAGGCGGCAAGGCTGTTGTTCGACGGACGCGCCGTTTCCCTGCCGGGCGCCGGGTTTGCCAATTCGGGGTCCATCGATTCACTTGACGCTCATGACGGCCAGAAGAGCACCAAGGGCCATATGGGCGTGGTCGTCATCCCTGCCCTGTTTGCATTTGCAGAAGGTGAGATACCTGTGTCCGGCAGGGAGTTCATGACCCGGCTGGTGATCGGCTACGAGATTGCGACACGGGCCGGGCTGGCGCTGCATGCAAGCGTATCGGATTACCACACATCCGGGGCGTGGAACGCGGTTGCTGCTGCAGCCATCGGCGCACGGGCCCTGAAGCTTGATGCCGACTGGACCCGGCACGCGCTCGGCATCGCCGAATACAATGGACCGCGCTCGCAGATGATGCGCTGCATCGATCACCCGACCATGGTCAAGGACGGCGCGACCTGGGGCGGCTTTACCGGCATCGCGGCTGCACAACTCGCACAGCTCGGCCACACCGGTGCACCGGCCGTCACCATGGAGAACCCGGACCTGGCATCGTACTGGAACGACCTCGGCGGGCGCTGGTATGTCAGCGACCAGTACGTCAAGCTCTACCCCGTGTGTCGCTGGGCGCAACCGGCCATCGCGGCTGCCTTGTCCCTGAGCGACCGGTTTGATGTGGCAGACATATCCAGCATCCATATCGAGACATTTCACCAGGCAAAGCGCCTGCCGCTGGCGGAGCCGGAGAACACCGAACAGGCGCAGTATTCCATCAAGTTTCCGGTTGCTGCCGCCCTGGTGCGCGGGCGTATCGGCGTGGCAGAAGTAACCGGACCGGCGCTGCAGGACCCTGACATATTGCGGTTGGCCAACATGATCGAAGTGACAGAAGACGACGAAGCCAATGCGGCCTTTCCCGCAGACCGCCTGGCCCGCGTCCGCATATCACTGGCCGACGGGCGGACGCATGAAAGCGCGATGATGAAGGCGGTCGGTGACCCGGAAAATCCGATCAGCGACGGCGACCTTCATGCCAAGTTCACCAGCCTCGCCGCACCGGTGCTGGGTGAGCGCCGGGCTGCCCGGTTGCTTGAAACGTGCAACGGGCTCTGGGAGGCTGATACCGCTTCAGACCTGGTTGAGCAGGCAATGCAACCGATTTCAGACTAG
- a CDS encoding oxidoreductase, with amino-acid sequence MSNPYPHLFTPITINHKRLKNRIVFGAHTNNMAENGLPSRRTKAYYVERAKGGAGMIVVEPVPVHASGVLTRGNFRANDDAIIAPLRKINEACSNYDTVMLHQLYHVGQHGDGANSFHANWSASGMPSMHDSDGGHAVSEAEIEELIASFVAAADRAQQAGFDGIEIFAAYHSLVDQFWTPWSNRRDDKWGGSLENRVRFSAEILKRIREACGSDFIIGMAVSVDQMAEPALSLEALSEIAAWHDERGLMDYVTCGTGSYFRDQPIIPTHIHEGVEGAHLSDHLKHQMRHARVQAEAGIHSPEKAEQVISTGQADTCSMVRAQIADPHLANKAQAGNGASIRPCIHCNQQCIARRYKDYWISCLVNPSVGREWEWRGDKIAKTERRKSVLVVGAGPAGLEAARVAAEAGHKVTLIERGPMIGGQWHLAGRQPTRSRIAEHIKWYGHELERLGVDVKLGEAATPLTVRHLHPDHIIAATGIKPVTSGFQRALPMNDVLPGHDEANVISYHTVLENGAMIGERVLVLDDLHSWRGIGTALYLAEAGHKVTAMTANGVLAAELSGTGADDVARARFARHGGVALTDTALQSWGKPDNEGSVARFINLLTGETFEQNFETLVLATVASPNTEFADDIQALGDCPPFTVAGDCNAPRKAHMAIYEGRKAALAIA; translated from the coding sequence ATGAGCAATCCATATCCGCATTTGTTTACGCCGATTACAATCAATCACAAGCGGTTGAAAAACCGCATTGTGTTTGGTGCCCATACCAACAACATGGCCGAGAATGGCCTGCCATCGCGCCGAACCAAGGCCTACTACGTCGAACGCGCCAAGGGGGGCGCCGGTATGATCGTGGTGGAGCCGGTCCCGGTGCATGCATCCGGCGTGCTGACACGCGGCAATTTCCGCGCCAATGACGACGCCATTATCGCGCCGCTGCGCAAGATTAACGAGGCCTGCAGCAACTATGACACGGTAATGCTGCACCAGCTTTACCATGTCGGGCAACATGGTGACGGCGCCAACTCCTTCCACGCCAATTGGTCGGCCTCGGGCATGCCGTCAATGCATGATTCAGACGGTGGTCATGCGGTCAGCGAGGCGGAGATCGAGGAACTGATTGCCTCGTTTGTAGCTGCTGCCGACCGCGCCCAGCAGGCAGGCTTTGACGGCATCGAAATCTTTGCCGCTTATCATTCCCTGGTCGATCAGTTCTGGACGCCCTGGTCCAACCGGCGCGATGACAAGTGGGGCGGCAGCCTGGAAAACCGGGTGCGGTTTTCGGCTGAAATCCTCAAGCGCATTCGCGAGGCGTGCGGTTCCGACTTCATCATCGGCATGGCGGTGTCAGTCGATCAGATGGCCGAACCGGCTTTGTCGCTGGAAGCCTTGAGCGAGATTGCCGCCTGGCACGACGAGCGCGGCCTGATGGATTATGTGACCTGCGGCACCGGCAGTTATTTCCGCGACCAGCCGATTATCCCGACCCACATCCACGAAGGTGTCGAAGGCGCACATCTGTCCGACCATCTCAAGCATCAAATGCGCCATGCCCGGGTGCAGGCGGAAGCCGGTATTCATTCACCGGAAAAGGCCGAACAGGTCATTTCTACCGGCCAGGCCGACACCTGCTCCATGGTGCGCGCCCAGATTGCCGACCCGCATCTGGCCAACAAGGCACAAGCCGGCAACGGAGCCAGTATCCGGCCTTGCATTCACTGCAATCAGCAGTGCATTGCGCGCCGCTACAAGGACTACTGGATTTCCTGCCTGGTCAACCCGTCCGTGGGACGCGAATGGGAATGGCGCGGCGACAAGATAGCCAAGACCGAACGCCGCAAATCGGTACTGGTGGTGGGAGCCGGGCCGGCCGGCCTGGAAGCGGCACGGGTTGCAGCGGAAGCTGGCCACAAGGTCACACTGATCGAGCGCGGTCCGATGATTGGCGGCCAGTGGCACCTTGCCGGGCGCCAGCCGACACGATCGAGAATTGCTGAACACATAAAATGGTATGGCCATGAACTGGAGCGCCTGGGTGTTGATGTGAAGCTTGGTGAAGCGGCAACACCGCTGACGGTACGCCACCTTCACCCCGATCACATCATTGCGGCAACCGGCATCAAGCCGGTAACGTCAGGGTTCCAGCGCGCCTTGCCGATGAACGATGTGCTGCCGGGCCATGACGAGGCGAATGTCATCAGCTATCACACCGTTCTCGAGAACGGCGCGATGATCGGCGAGCGGGTGCTGGTGCTTGACGACCTGCATTCCTGGCGCGGTATTGGTACGGCACTATACCTGGCCGAGGCCGGTCACAAGGTGACCGCCATGACGGCCAACGGCGTATTGGCGGCAGAACTTTCAGGAACCGGGGCAGACGATGTGGCGCGCGCGCGATTTGCGCGCCACGGCGGCGTGGCGTTGACAGACACCGCGCTGCAGTCATGGGGCAAACCGGATAATGAAGGCTCTGTAGCGCGCTTTATCAACCTGTTGACCGGTGAGACCTTCGAACAGAATTTTGAAACCCTGGTCCTTGCCACCGTGGCCAGCCCCAACACGGAGTTTGCCGACGACATCCAGGCACTCGGCGATTGCCCGCCGTTCACCGTGGCCGGCGACTGCAACGCCCCGCGCAAGGCTCACATGGCGATCTACGAAGGCCGCAAGGCAGCACTGGCGATCGCCTAG
- a CDS encoding LysR substrate-binding domain-containing protein, whose product MDRLRAIEVFVTIVDQGSFAAAAEALGLSRNMASRHVADLEAYLGARLLNRTTRSLSLTSTGAAYIERAREILAQLDEADRVAGLQTLTPQGRLALSAPMSFGVRHVAPYLRQYTSANPNVAVDISLNDRTVDLVEEGFDVAIRITGKLADSNLIARRIAAVEVVLCASPGYIASHGCPETPEALIDHRCLGYTFGHEGNVWSLRDGKGTLEQVRISPAVSANSGDAIEEIAIAGGGLALQPDFIANRDIASGKLVRVLPDWSGGVLGIYALCAGKLYEPLKVRSFMDWIAELYRPKPPWTVDFEPK is encoded by the coding sequence ATGGATCGTCTTCGCGCCATTGAGGTTTTTGTCACCATTGTCGATCAGGGCAGTTTCGCAGCGGCGGCTGAGGCTCTCGGTCTTTCACGCAATATGGCATCGCGCCATGTGGCTGATCTTGAAGCCTATCTCGGCGCCCGTCTGCTCAACCGCACAACCCGCTCGCTCAGCCTGACCAGCACGGGCGCTGCCTACATTGAACGCGCCAGGGAGATTCTGGCACAGCTTGACGAGGCAGACCGGGTTGCCGGCCTTCAGACCCTGACCCCGCAGGGCCGGCTTGCGCTGTCGGCGCCCATGTCATTCGGGGTGCGCCATGTGGCGCCCTATCTCAGGCAGTACACGTCGGCAAACCCCAACGTCGCCGTGGACATATCGCTGAATGACCGTACCGTGGATCTGGTTGAAGAGGGGTTCGACGTCGCGATCCGCATTACCGGCAAGCTGGCGGATTCCAACCTGATTGCCAGGCGCATAGCCGCTGTTGAAGTGGTCCTGTGCGCGAGCCCCGGCTACATTGCAAGCCATGGCTGCCCGGAAACGCCGGAAGCCCTGATCGACCATCGTTGCCTTGGGTACACTTTTGGCCATGAAGGCAATGTATGGTCGCTGCGTGACGGTAAAGGCACGCTTGAACAGGTGCGTATATCGCCGGCGGTCTCGGCCAACAGCGGTGATGCCATAGAAGAAATTGCCATTGCGGGAGGCGGGCTTGCACTGCAGCCGGACTTCATTGCCAACCGGGACATTGCATCGGGCAAGCTGGTGCGGGTGCTTCCGGACTGGTCGGGGGGTGTACTGGGTATCTATGCCCTGTGCGCCGGCAAGCTTTATGAGCCTTTGAAAGTGCGCAGTTTTATGGACTGGATCGCAGAACTATATCGCCCGAAACCGCCATGGACCGTTGATTTTGAGCCGAAATGA
- a CDS encoding DoxX family membrane protein, with amino-acid sequence MNNDQLTANGIALLRITLGIAAIAHGLLKVFVFTLPGTAGFFESLGLPGFLAYITAFVEIVGGLALVAGFQTRLVSVAMVPILLGAMWAHSGNGWVFSNQGGGWEYPLFWAVVLIVQAMLGSGAFAVDDMQARKTSANV; translated from the coding sequence ATGAACAATGATCAACTGACTGCAAACGGTATCGCCCTGCTGCGCATCACCCTGGGCATCGCCGCCATCGCGCACGGGCTTCTAAAGGTCTTTGTCTTCACCCTGCCCGGCACGGCCGGGTTTTTCGAATCCCTCGGCCTGCCCGGATTCCTGGCCTACATCACCGCATTTGTCGAGATTGTCGGTGGCCTGGCCCTGGTCGCCGGTTTCCAGACCCGCCTGGTCTCTGTCGCCATGGTCCCCATCCTGCTCGGCGCAATGTGGGCTCATTCCGGCAATGGCTGGGTGTTCTCCAACCAGGGCGGCGGCTGGGAGTACCCCCTGTTCTGGGCGGTTGTCCTGATTGTGCAGGCCATGCTTGGCAGCGGCGCCTTTGCGGTAGATGATATGCAGGCCCGCAAGACATCGGCCAACGTGTAG
- a CDS encoding VOC family protein encodes MFKNIPPTPQAPVAAGVRIGHVHLKVANIDRALEFYVGVLGFGVKQRYGEQAAFIAAGDYHHHIGLNTWESEGGSPPPRGTTGLFHLAIVYPERADLADALRRVRNAGYELEGASDHGVSQALYLRDPDGNGVELYWDRPQADWPQDEDGTLAMVTERLDLDALLEEAA; translated from the coding sequence ATGTTCAAGAATATCCCCCCTACTCCACAGGCACCGGTCGCGGCCGGTGTCCGCATCGGCCATGTTCACCTGAAGGTTGCCAACATTGACCGTGCGCTTGAGTTTTATGTCGGCGTACTGGGCTTCGGCGTAAAACAGCGCTATGGCGAACAGGCGGCGTTTATCGCTGCCGGTGACTACCATCACCATATCGGCCTCAACACCTGGGAAAGCGAGGGCGGCTCGCCGCCCCCGCGCGGCACCACCGGCCTGTTCCACCTGGCTATCGTGTATCCGGAACGGGCTGACCTGGCTGATGCCCTGAGGCGCGTCAGAAACGCCGGCTATGAGCTTGAAGGAGCATCCGATCACGGCGTGTCGCAGGCGCTCTACCTGCGCGATCCGGACGGCAACGGTGTCGAACTGTACTGGGACCGGCCGCAAGCGGACTGGCCGCAAGATGAAGACGGAACGCTTGCCATGGTCACCGAACGGCTGGACCTGGATGCATTGTTGGAAGAAGCGGCCTGA
- a CDS encoding DUF1194 domain-containing protein: MNRNSIRQLLSRRRMLVLSGAAAAGGAAGAVHLAGPGKAQAGGEVDLILVLAVDCSYSVDAREFRLQMDGIGQAFQTREVHRAIESGPLGRIAVTVFQWSDAENQALSTPWTVIDGPASANAFAQKIFSVQRQLAEGGTAIGAALQFAAAAATAAPFTAQRRVIDISSDGRNNRGEIVEVARDDVIARGITINGLAILNEWPTLDHYFRKSIIGGPYHFVLPANDYDAYREAIYRKLLKEITGPGLS; the protein is encoded by the coding sequence ATGAACCGTAACAGCATTCGTCAGCTCTTATCGCGCAGGCGGATGCTGGTTCTGTCGGGTGCTGCGGCAGCCGGCGGCGCGGCTGGTGCCGTGCACCTTGCCGGCCCCGGCAAGGCCCAGGCCGGTGGTGAGGTAGACCTGATACTGGTGCTGGCGGTTGACTGTTCCTATTCGGTGGATGCACGCGAGTTCCGGCTGCAGATGGACGGGATCGGTCAGGCGTTCCAGACCCGGGAAGTGCACCGCGCCATCGAGAGCGGGCCGCTCGGGCGCATCGCTGTAACGGTGTTTCAGTGGTCGGATGCCGAAAACCAGGCTTTGTCGACGCCGTGGACCGTGATCGACGGCCCGGCTTCCGCCAATGCCTTTGCCCAGAAGATTTTTTCTGTTCAGCGGCAACTTGCCGAAGGTGGGACGGCAATCGGCGCTGCCCTGCAGTTTGCCGCAGCCGCTGCAACCGCAGCCCCGTTCACTGCGCAACGGCGGGTCATCGACATCTCGTCCGATGGCCGCAACAACCGGGGCGAGATTGTCGAGGTTGCACGTGATGACGTGATTGCGCGCGGCATTACCATCAACGGACTGGCCATTTTGAACGAATGGCCGACGCTTGATCACTATTTTCGAAAATCGATCATTGGCGGGCCGTACCACTTTGTGTTGCCCGCCAATGATTATGATGCTTACCGCGAAGCGATCTACCGCAAGCTGCTCAAGGAAATCACCGGCCCGGGACTGTCCTGA
- a CDS encoding ABC transporter permease, whose translation MSEMPPYTTWLEKIGQYIFLLICTMIFIFLITPVLIIMPLSFNSEPYFSFTQGMMSLDPNAFSTRWYQDIMLFGMNDPNRVEGWWSDMWNNATWVKAAFNSFKFAVLATIMATFFGTLAALGLSRPEMPWRSAITSLLISPMIVPLVITATGMFFFYAKKDTFPFFPRGLINEDLGIVLAHATLGVPFVIITVTATLTGFDNSLIRASKSLGANGWTTFRRVIMPLIMPGMISGALFAFITSLDEVVAVIFLADVHQVTIPRQMFSGIREQISPTILAVATVLVLISICLLTTLELLRRRSERLRGLSPG comes from the coding sequence ATGAGTGAAATGCCGCCCTACACGACGTGGCTGGAGAAAATCGGTCAGTACATATTCCTGCTGATTTGCACGATGATCTTTATTTTTCTCATCACGCCGGTGCTTATAATAATGCCGTTGTCGTTTAATTCGGAACCCTATTTCAGCTTTACGCAGGGGATGATGTCACTTGACCCGAATGCTTTTTCGACGCGCTGGTATCAGGACATCATGCTGTTCGGCATGAATGACCCCAATCGTGTCGAAGGCTGGTGGTCTGACATGTGGAACAATGCGACCTGGGTGAAAGCCGCGTTCAATTCATTCAAGTTTGCCGTTCTGGCCACCATCATGGCGACGTTCTTCGGCACTCTGGCAGCACTTGGGTTGTCACGCCCCGAAATGCCGTGGAGATCAGCCATAACAAGCTTGTTGATTTCGCCGATGATTGTGCCACTGGTGATCACGGCAACTGGCATGTTCTTCTTTTATGCAAAGAAGGACACGTTTCCGTTCTTCCCCCGGGGCCTCATTAATGAAGATCTGGGTATTGTTCTGGCTCATGCCACGCTGGGAGTGCCGTTTGTAATCATTACTGTCACCGCAACCCTGACCGGTTTCGATAATTCACTGATACGTGCTTCGAAAAGCCTTGGTGCAAATGGCTGGACCACGTTCCGCCGTGTTATCATGCCTTTGATTATGCCGGGTATGATCTCCGGCGCACTGTTTGCCTTCATCACTTCACTGGATGAAGTGGTTGCTGTGATCTTCCTGGCAGATGTGCATCAGGTCACGATTCCCCGGCAGATGTTCTCCGGCATTCGCGAGCAGATCTCACCAACCATTCTTGCGGTTGCGACGGTGTTGGTGCTGATCTCTATTTGCCTGTTGACGACATTGGAACTGCTACGTCGTCGCTCTGAACGCCTTCGCGGCTTGTCGCCCGGTTAA
- a CDS encoding ABC transporter permease subunit, translating to MTDVPASGVPESITTSDGVPLKVSLARATRRQRMQALLLVLPLLLFLLVAFVLPIGEMLFRSIYSPIGPNVLPNFSKVIHEWDGEDLPPEAMFEVFVKDMTEAKKSNEIGKTVGNLATRVNYEIPGSRGLFTKSARKVKNITEGPYKEALIELDKRWENQHIWRTLQRISGNYTGSFYLAATDRKYDENNEIVRADPLYQIYLPILGKTLWLSALITFICLLVAYPVSYLLATLPLRTSNLLMIMVLLPFWTSLLVRTTAWIAMLQTEGIVNNILVFTRVISEESRIQMIYNQTGTIVAMVHILLPFMILPLYSVMKTIPPYYMRAARSLGATGTYSFVKVYFPQTIPGIAAGTLLVFILAIGYYITPALVGGSDGLLISNLIADHIKKTLNWSLGSALGAILLAIVLIFYWIYNKLVGVDNLKFG from the coding sequence ATGACCGATGTACCTGCATCTGGCGTGCCGGAAAGCATAACCACCAGTGATGGTGTGCCACTTAAGGTTTCTTTGGCACGCGCCACCAGGCGCCAACGCATGCAGGCGCTGCTGCTGGTGCTGCCCTTGCTTCTGTTCCTTCTGGTCGCATTTGTCCTGCCGATTGGTGAGATGTTGTTCCGGTCAATATATAGTCCGATCGGTCCAAATGTGTTGCCGAACTTCTCAAAAGTGATTCATGAGTGGGATGGTGAAGATCTCCCGCCTGAGGCCATGTTCGAGGTGTTTGTCAAGGACATGACGGAAGCCAAGAAGAGCAATGAAATCGGCAAGACCGTCGGCAATCTGGCAACGCGAGTGAACTACGAGATACCCGGTTCGCGTGGGCTGTTCACCAAGTCCGCCCGCAAGGTCAAGAACATTACCGAGGGCCCCTACAAGGAAGCCCTGATTGAGTTGGACAAGCGTTGGGAAAACCAGCACATCTGGCGGACACTGCAGCGGATTTCAGGCAATTACACGGGTTCGTTCTATCTGGCCGCGACGGACAGGAAGTATGACGAGAACAACGAAATCGTCCGGGCTGATCCGTTGTACCAGATTTACCTGCCAATTCTGGGCAAGACATTGTGGCTGTCAGCTTTGATTACGTTCATTTGCCTGCTGGTCGCCTATCCGGTGTCTTACCTGCTGGCGACATTGCCATTGAGAACGTCAAACCTGCTGATGATCATGGTTCTGTTGCCGTTCTGGACATCGCTTCTGGTGCGCACGACCGCCTGGATTGCGATGCTGCAGACCGAAGGCATTGTAAACAACATATTGGTTTTCACCCGGGTCATATCCGAGGAAAGCCGAATTCAGATGATCTACAATCAGACCGGTACGATTGTCGCGATGGTGCACATTTTGTTGCCGTTCATGATCCTGCCGCTGTATTCGGTCATGAAAACCATTCCGCCCTATTACATGCGCGCGGCGCGTTCGCTTGGCGCCACAGGGACCTATTCATTTGTCAAAGTGTATTTCCCGCAGACCATACCGGGAATTGCAGCCGGCACTCTGCTCGTGTTCATTCTGGCAATCGGCTACTACATCACACCGGCACTTGTGGGCGGCAGCGATGGATTGTTGATCTCAAACCTCATCGCAGATCACATCAAGAAGACGCTCAACTGGAGTTTGGGGTCAGCGCTTGGTGCCATTCTGCTCGCAATAGTGCTGATCTTCTATTGGATCTACAACAAGCTTGTCGGCGTCGACAATCTGAAGTTCGGGTGA
- a CDS encoding extracellular solute-binding protein, translating into MKKFLTTSLSILALGAVSTAASADGSLTAVSWGGAYTKSQVKAYHEPFTAKTGTKINSVDYSGGIAEVKAQVEAGNVSWDIVDVELSDAVRGCDEGIFEKIDASTLPAGADGKPAQEDFLPGTLHECAVANIVWSTIYAYDDTKIGDKKPTTMADFFDTKTWAGKRGLRKGPKPNLEFALIADGIAAKDVYAELAKPEAIDRAFAKLATIKGDAVWWEAGAQPPQLLADGEVLMTTAYNGRIFNAVAAENKPFVIVWDGQVWDIDLWAIPKGAPNKDKAMEFLKFSTETQQLANQAKYIAYGPARMSSAPLVGKYEDGKIDMGPQMPTAANNLTNAVQNDFEWWADNQDALNERFNAWLAK; encoded by the coding sequence ATGAAGAAATTTTTAACAACAAGCCTGTCGATTCTGGCACTTGGAGCTGTCTCTACAGCTGCCAGCGCTGATGGCTCGCTTACGGCTGTATCGTGGGGCGGCGCCTACACGAAGAGCCAGGTGAAAGCCTATCATGAGCCTTTCACCGCCAAGACCGGCACCAAGATCAATTCGGTTGATTACTCCGGCGGTATTGCCGAAGTGAAAGCCCAGGTTGAAGCCGGCAATGTGTCCTGGGACATCGTTGACGTTGAGTTGTCCGACGCTGTTCGCGGTTGCGATGAAGGCATCTTCGAAAAGATCGATGCATCAACCCTGCCTGCAGGTGCTGACGGTAAACCGGCTCAGGAAGATTTCCTGCCCGGTACACTGCATGAGTGCGCAGTGGCAAACATCGTGTGGTCAACCATCTATGCCTATGACGACACCAAGATCGGCGACAAGAAGCCAACCACCATGGCTGACTTCTTCGACACCAAGACCTGGGCCGGCAAGCGCGGTCTGCGTAAAGGTCCAAAGCCGAACCTCGAGTTTGCTTTGATCGCTGACGGTATCGCTGCCAAGGACGTTTACGCTGAACTGGCTAAGCCTGAAGCAATCGACCGTGCATTCGCCAAACTCGCCACCATCAAGGGTGACGCTGTATGGTGGGAAGCCGGCGCACAGCCGCCACAGCTTCTGGCTGATGGTGAAGTGCTGATGACCACGGCTTACAATGGCCGTATCTTCAACGCCGTTGCAGCAGAGAACAAGCCATTCGTCATCGTGTGGGATGGTCAGGTTTGGGACATCGACCTTTGGGCAATTCCAAAGGGTGCTCCAAACAAGGACAAGGCCATGGAGTTCCTGAAGTTCTCCACGGAAACCCAGCAACTTGCCAACCAGGCCAAGTACATTGCGTACGGCCCGGCTCGCATGTCTTCAGCGCCTCTCGTGGGCAAATATGAAGACGGCAAGATCGACATGGGTCCGCAGATGCCGACCGCGGCAAACAACTTGACCAACGCTGTTCAGAACGACTTTGAATGGTGGGCAGACAACCAGGATGCGTTGAACGAGCGTTTCAACGCCTGGCTCGCAAAATAG